In Octopus sinensis unplaced genomic scaffold, ASM634580v1 Contig10780, whole genome shotgun sequence, one genomic interval encodes:
- the LOC115228494 gene encoding LRR receptor-like serine/threonine-protein kinase GHR1: MLFISSNGLVSLLFFVRNEFGRMLGDERNRREAFDRLTKLEHLSLRSNVIEKLEVDTFKRTVNLRMIDLSWNLLTSLDFDLRNQTNLAEIDLSNNELTVIEENNLLGTENLKKINLDGNSITNIHRRAFIHSSAISQLILSNNLMEQLSIQLPSSSHNFYQLYVDLKNCRLNTFPVLETSTLSILNLTNNKIKSISVSDVSKLGNSLLSIDVRRNRLEWIEDGVFAYFPELVNFNADHNFLTRIPARLSRSLLQLSLRNNSISGIESNCFLGLSQLKELYLAHNQISHLPALSFTGLKSILTLDISHNHISVIDLSSLTALSSLRTIFITQNSVPNVTVVSPKTTERPGNDEIFYGTSKDPLVKTLERPSNKSAMDLEQFDAWIDFEPKRLKCDVASLTDGYLKVNQGMCTDQSVNHFDKVICSSHTKLYSSQEYDKMIHSLNEEKEAIQQYYELYLDVSAIDFKYASLKVLSPTTNLTSRQDCKLEDIVALINSYYGYDILKDRNIRQTLESSDLLKINFESEKETDYFSAVTSSTDCIKSNRILWSIKEEATLLDAVKVYGKDFDYISTILHENQRSASAIKRKWEKMSCDKKLFKKVTKYWRIHFKK; this comes from the exons ATGTTGTTCATTTCATCGAATGGTCTAGTTTCTCTGTTATTTTTTGTGCGTAATGAGTTTGGTCGGATGTTGGGGGATGAGCGCAATAGG AGAGAAGCCTTCGATAGACTGACTAAATTGGAGCACTTGAGTCTCCGAAGTAATGTTATCGAGAAATTGGAGGTGGATACATTCAAAAGAACTGTTAATTTGCGAATGATCGACCTGTCTTGGAATCTTTTGACAAGTCTTGACTTTGACCTCAGAAACCAAACAAATCTTGCGGAAATAGACCTTTCTAACAATGAATTGACAGTAATCGAGGAGAACAATCTCCTAGGCACCGAAAATCTCAAGAAAATCAATTTGGATGGCAATTCAATCACAAATATACACCGACGAGCCTTTATTCACTCCTCGGCTATTTCTCAACTCATCCTTTCGAATAATTTGATGGAACAACTTAGCATTCAGTTGCCTTCTAGTAGTCACAATTTCTACCAGTTGTACGTCGACCTCAAAAATTGCCGATTAAATACTTTTCCCGTTCTGGAAACAAGCACTCTGAGCATTCTAAACCTCACGAACAATAAAATCAAGTCTATCAGTGTCAGTGATGTCAGTAAACTCGGAAATTCCCTTCTTTCTATTGACGTGAGAAGGAACAGATTGGAGTGGATTGAGGACGGTGTCTTTGCTTATTTTCCCGAACTGGTCAATTTTAACGCAGACCATAATTTTCTGACTCGAATTCCTGCTCGGCTGTCTCGGTCACTCCTGCAGTTGAGTTTGCGGAATAATTCAATCTCTGGAATTGAATCAAATTGCTTTCTTGGACTTTCTCAACTGAAAGAACTTTATTTGGCTCATAACCAAATTTCTCATCTCCCCGCATTGTCCTTTACTGGTCTCAAAAGTATTCTGACTCTGGACATTTCCCACAATCACATCAGTGTGATTGATCTGTCTTCACTCACTGCTCTTTCTAGTCTCCGAACCATTTTCATCACACAAAATAGTGTCCCTAATGTCACCGTGGTGTCTCCGAAAACCACGGAGAGACCAGGAAAT GACGAGATATTTTATGGCACTTCAAAGGACCCTCTTGTCAAAACATTAGAGCGTCCTTCCAACAAATCGGCGATGGATTTGGAGCAATTTGATGCTTGGATTG ACTTTGAACCAAAGAGACTCAAATGTGACGTCGCCTCATTGACAGACGGCTATTTGAAAGTAAATCAAGGAATGTGCACTGACCAGTCAGTGAATCATTTTGATAAGGTGATTTGTTCGAGTCACACAAAGCTCTATTCCTCGCAAGAATATGACAAAATGATCCACTCATTGAACGAAGAGAAAGAAGCCATACAACAGTATTACGAGTTATATTTGGATGTCTCAGCAATAGACTTCAAATACGCCAGCTTAAAAGTGCTGTCCCCGACCACCAACCTAACAAGCCGACA AGACTGTAAATTAGAGGACATTGTAGCTCTTATTAACAGTTATTATGGCTATGATATTTTAAAAGACCGAAATATTCGACAAACTTTAGAAAGTTcagatttattaaaaattaattttgaatcGGAAAAGGAAACCGATTATTTTTCTGCAGTAACTAGTTCCACAGATTGTATTAAGTCAAATCGAATTTTATGGTCTATAAAAGAAGAAGCGACATTGTTGGATGCTGTCAAGGTTTATGGAAAggattttgattatatttctacaattttaCATGAGAATCAACGTTCAGCTTCGGCAATAAAGAGAAAATGGGAAAAGATGTCATGTGATAAAAAGTTGTTCAAAAAAGTTACTAAATATTGGAGAAttcatttcaaaaaataa